GTGATCCTGTGAGGTGTAGGGCCATCGATTTGGCCGTCAATGCTGGCGGAAAAGTTACCGGACTCCCCTTCGTCCAGATCTGAAAGCCCCTCAAGAGATCTCTCCAGGCTTGGCGGCTCCGCTGTAATTTCGATGGAATACCCCAACCCCTGCAGCACGGATAGCCACTGGTCATAGGAGTTATCCCAACTTAATCCGAGTTTTTGCCATTGCTCTGGTATCTTGTCGGTGTCACGGGTCAGGTACATCGTGATACAGATCCCGGATTCTTCGTCGTAACTGAATTCCTGGCCGTTCACCTCATAGGTGAAATAGGGCTCTCCAGTTGTTTTATCGATCATGGACGTTCTCGACCCAATCTTCTCAAGCTGACTCGTGGTCGTCTTCCCCAACACGACGCCATAGAGCGGAAACAGCGACGGCCCGACATCGGCAGACTCCAACTCGGGGACTTCCAAAGTCCGATTGGATCTTCCGGACCCCGCAGTTTTCGTCTTGTCGCCGTCGAATGCCTGTCCAATGGAAGCTATCAACACCTGCACGTCCTGATGAAAGCGTCTGTCAGACAGGTCCCAGGCATTGCGGTACAGGAGAGCCTGCAACTCCGCAGGCAGGTCTTCCTCTACCGGCATTTCAGCTCCGCCGACCAGCACCGGAATAATGCGTAGCCCGTTTTGAAGGGCAAAGGTGATTTCCGCGCGGACATAGTCACCTTCGACGTCGAGCCGGACCCTCCCGGCCCTGTCTCGAACAGTTGTCCACTGCCTCCCGATTACTACGAGCAGCACTTTGCACAAAGACAACGTCCGCTGAAGAACCTCGCGAAAGTCCTCTCCGGGGCTGATTGAATCGACATCTAAAAACACATGAT
This portion of the Acidicapsa acidisoli genome encodes:
- a CDS encoding toll/interleukin-1 receptor domain-containing protein, with amino-acid sequence MTGIFISYRREDSGPYAGRLYDALVHHFDRDHVFLDVDSISPGEDFREVLQRTLSLCKVLLVVIGRQWTTVRDRAGRVRLDVEGDYVRAEITFALQNGLRIIPVLVGGAEMPVEEDLPAELQALLYRNAWDLSDRRFHQDVQVLIASIGQAFDGDKTKTAGSGRSNRTLEVPELESADVGPSLFPLYGVVLGKTTTSQLEKIGSRTSMIDKTTGEPYFTYEVNGQEFSYDEESGICITMYLTRDTDKIPEQWQKLGLSWDNSYDQWLSVLQGLGYSIEITAEPPSLERSLEGLSDLDEGESGNFSASIDGQIDGPTPHRITLDFDFEQGTSSTAGTLYSIFIFDS